One window of the Salvelinus fontinalis isolate EN_2023a chromosome 2, ASM2944872v1, whole genome shotgun sequence genome contains the following:
- the LOC129868608 gene encoding serine protease inhibitor Kazal-type 1-like gives MPGKPTFLLLLIISCLSNVQGASFKKPACYNYQQPGCPFHFEPVCGSNGVTYTNECVLCDTVRETRGKILIVKHGPC, from the exons ATGCCTGGAAAACCTACTTTTCTCCTTCTTCTCATCATATCTTGCCTCTCAA ATGTGCAGGGGGCAAGTTTTAAGAAG CCGGCGTGCTACAACTATCAGCAGCCTGGCTGTCCCTTCCACTTTGAGCCTGTGTGTGGATCCAACGGAGTCACTTACACCAacgagtgtgtgttgtgtgacacCGTAAG AGAAACCAGGGGGAAGATACTTATTGTCAAACATGGACCTTGTTGA